The nucleotide sequence ATGCGGACACGATGCCGCTCTACGCGAGCCATGCGAACAAGACGGTGGTCTTCGGCGACCCGGCGCGGGACGCCGGTTACCAGGCCATCGCCCGCTGGATCGACGGGACGCAGATCGGCCCGGGCATCGACGTGGGCAACCCGCGGAGCAAGCCCAGCATTGTCGCCCTCGGTACCGACGGTCACCACCTCTTCGTCGGCAACACCGGCACGCAGGACATCTCGATCGTGGACACCCGGCTCAACCGCGAGGTGGGCGGGATCTACATCCAGAATGTGGTCAATGAGCTGAAAATCATCCGGTCGCCCGCGACTGGGGACGACTGGCTGTTTGTCACGACGATGGGTGTCGGCTTCGGCACGGCCAAGGAACGCGATCCCTGGGGTGGCGAGACCTGGGACAACACCAATGCGGCCTCCCAGTACACGGTCTGGCGCAATCCCGAAACCGCCGCCGTTTTCGCCAAGGAAAAGCAGGAGATCCTCGGTCCCTTCGAGGCCACCGACGGCACGGCCAGCTTCAAGTTCCGCGACATTCAGAACGATTACCTTATGATCAACGTGAGTCGGCTCGGCATCCCGGCCACGCCGCCCGCCGACGGGCTCAGGTACCTGCTGCGCGCCGACCGCTACGAGTCGCACCGCGGTTGGGTGCGGTATACCTCGGACACCGCCGAGTCGATGCTGCCGGACACGAAGGGTGACATCCCGCCGGACCTCATGCGGGTGGTGGGGGCGCTGCCGGACAAGGCGGTGGTCGTGGGCGACCGGATTTTCGTGGCCATGCAGGGGTCGGGCGAAGTGCAGGAACTGCGGGTCAATCCCGACGCACCGGACCCGAGTGATATCCTGACTCCGATCCGGAATTACGGCACGGGTGCGCAGCCCTTCGGCATTGCCGCCGGCGTACCGGGTACGATTTCGGAGGGGAAGCTCTTTGTCGCGAATTTCTACGGGAGTTCGCTCTCCGTGATCGACCGGGCCACAGGCGTGTCATTGGAGCGACCCACTGATCCGGCGTTGGTTAAACTCCCGCTCGGTGTGACCAGTGCCGAGCGCGGCGAGTTTCTCGTGCATACCTCGGCCTTCACCAGCGACAACGACCAGTCGTGTGTGAGCTGCCATTACCGGGAACTCAGTGATGGCCGCGGCTGGGGGGTGAGCCAGATCCAGGGGCAGGAGTATCTCGCGGGCCAGACAAAGGTCGGCAACCTCGTCGAGGGCACGACCATGCTGCCGCCGCAGCAGAAGAGTCTCTGGGCGATCCAGCCGTTTTTCCTGGAGGGATCCCTGTCCGTCTACGACCCGCGCTCGATGCTGATGGAGCACTGCCCGGCCGACGACTTCAAGGCCGAGGTCGCGCGCGGGGAGGATTACCGCTGGCTCGAGGCGCACACCCCCGTGCTGGCCGTGCAGGACGTGCAGTCGAAGACCACCTCGTCGGCCGACAACGAATCGAACCTTGAGGAACGCCGCGCGGAGTTCTTTCGGCGGACGTCACTGAAATATTTCGGGAAGACCTTTGTGTTACGGGATTTTCAGCGGTTCGTCGGCGAGTGGCAGGCGCATGAGCCGCGGCTGATGCCGAATCCCTATGACCAAGC is from Lacunisphaera limnophila and encodes:
- a CDS encoding YncE family protein, whose product is MTVKNMKLMGWAGLGVPVLLLLAQAAPPAADPAPVYPAGGMQPPYGPLSPELSRTVQAADTGNPPSRFGRLMSRQWAYGATWTRENLRPVPNPHPAPEPQPRRDHPFDVAVSGDGTKVYISLLGSEMRPGSEVAVYDVATDRITRRIPLKLAGQAVAPGSAPMRLHLHPDGRHLFVGNRFSNFISVIDTRRDEVVLEIPLDFYAQGMTFSADGRTAWVANRYLDEVFVLDIDPTAEPFSARMRVIGGLDDQAYFAAGGVGAVLQEYCGTTGCHDTKRGGFVAGADLKASFISALDHVVPGRSVESRLLRAVTRTRDGGYADTMPLYASHANKTVVFGDPARDAGYQAIARWIDGTQIGPGIDVGNPRSKPSIVALGTDGHHLFVGNTGTQDISIVDTRLNREVGGIYIQNVVNELKIIRSPATGDDWLFVTTMGVGFGTAKERDPWGGETWDNTNAASQYTVWRNPETAAVFAKEKQEILGPFEATDGTASFKFRDIQNDYLMINVSRLGIPATPPADGLRYLLRADRYESHRGWVRYTSDTAESMLPDTKGDIPPDLMRVVGALPDKAVVVGDRIFVAMQGSGEVQELRVNPDAPDPSDILTPIRNYGTGAQPFGIAAGVPGTISEGKLFVANFYGSSLSVIDRATGVSLERPTDPALVKLPLGVTSAERGEFLVHTSAFTSDNDQSCVSCHYRELSDGRGWGVSQIQGQEYLAGQTKVGNLVEGTTMLPPQQKSLWAIQPFFLEGSLSVYDPRSMLMEHCPADDFKAEVARGEDYRWLEAHTPVLAVQDVQSKTTSSADNESNLEERRAEFFRRTSLKYFGKTFVLRDFQRFVGEWQAHEPRLMPNPYDQAAASINRGRALYNHPQLGCASCHPAPHFAKKDFPGNPRQVVPPQVPLSVRDTGFTLISMHRLDYLAGIRRDLEPWDAGRAETPDQNQHITPLQLRGAWDRPPLFLHNAMARSLREVVAAPGVPGLRWFKYEPLFGGSPERPGRREIGFNETYMILKGTNAAKVHLQTGGRIASDAHGGTSQLTPTQIDDLVNYLESIE